CTGCTGTTGGACGCGGCGCGGGAGGCGGCCGCGGAGGCGGTGGGCTGCCGTCCGGACGAACTCGTCTTCACTCCTTCGGGGACGCGCGCGGTTCACCTCGGAATCTCCGGCGCGGCCGCGGGGCGTCGGCGTGTCGGGCGCCACCTGGTCGTTTCCGCGGTCGAACACTCCTCGGTGCTGCATGCGGCTGCCGCCCTGGGGGCGGCGGACGGCGGTGCGGCCGAGAGCGGTGCGGTTGGTCCGGCCCGTGCGGCCCAGGGCGGTGTGACCGAGGTGCCGGTGGACCGGGCCGGGGCGGTGTCCCCCGCCGCGTACGCCTCCGCCCTGCGCGAGGACACCGCGCTCGCCTGTCTGCAGTCCGCCAACCACGAAGTGGGTACCGAGCAGCCGGTGGCGCTGGTCGCCGAGGCCTGCCGGGCGGCCGGGGTGCCGCTGCTGGTGGACGCGGCGCAGTCGCTGGGCTGGGGCCCGGTGGAGGCCGACTGGTCACTGCTCACGGCAAGTGCGCACAAATGGGGCGGCCCCGCGGGGGTGGGGCTGCTCGCCGTACGGAAGGGCGTCCGGTTCGCCCCTCAAGGTCCCGTGGACGAGCGGGAGTCGGGGCGGACGGCCGGCTTCGAGAACATTCCGGCGATCGTGGCGGCGGCGGCGTCGCTGCGTGCGGTTCGGGCGGAGGCGGCGGACGAGGCGGTACGGCTGAGGGCCCTGGTGGACCACATCCGCGCCCGCGTCCCGGAGCTGGTCCCGGATGTGGAGGTGGTGGGCGATCCGGTGCGCCGGCTCCCCCATCTCGTCACCTTCTCCTGTCTCTATGTCGACGGAGAGACTCTGCTGCACGAGCTGGACCGGGCGGGTTTCTCCGTCTCGTCGGGTTCGTCGTGCACGAGCAGCACGCTGACGCCGAGCCATGTGCTGCGGGCGATGGGGGTGCTGTCGGAGGGGAACGTCCGCGTCTCGCTGCCGCTGGGTACGCCGGACGATGAGGTGGAGCGCTTCCTGGAGGTGCTGCCGGGGGTGGTCTCGGCGGTACGGGAACGCCTCGGCGCGCCCGTGAGCGTGACGGCTGCCGGGCAGGGGGCGTCGCTGGTGGTGGACGCGCTCGGGAAGCGGTGCCCAATTCCGGTGATCGAGCTGGCGAAGGTGATCGGGGATGTGCCGGTCGGGGGGACGGTGACGGTGCTGTCGGACGACGAGGCGGCGCGGCTGGACATTCCGGCGTGGTGCGAGATGCGGGGGCAGGAGTACGTGGGCGAGGAGCGGGCGGAGCGGGGGGTTGCGTACGTGGTCCGCCGCCTGGCGTGACCTTTCCCCTGCCCGCCCCTTCCCGTAACTGGGGGCAAGCCCCCAGACCCCGTACGGCACAATCAAGCCTCGCCGGCGATTGAGGCGCGGGGTCTGGGGCGGAGCCCCGGCAAGGGCGGTGGCCCCGGCTGCTTCAGGTGGGCACGGCTACTTCAGGTGAGCACGGCTACTTCAGGTGGGCACGGCTACTTCAGGTGGGCACGGACCTCCGACGCCGCCTCGTGGCCGTACGCCTTCGTGAACCGGTCCATGAAGTGCGCCCGCCGCAGCGTGTACTCCTGCGTGCCCACCGTCTCGATGACCAGCGTCGCCAGCATGCAGCCCACCTGAGCCGCCCGCTCCAGGCTCACACCCCAGGACAGGCCCGACAGGAAGCCCGCGCGGAACGCGTCGCCGACGCCGGTCGGGTCGACCTTGGCCTCCTCCTCCGCGCAGCCGACCTCGATCGGGTTCATACCGACGCCCTCGATGCGGACGCCGCGTGAGCCGAGCGTGGTGACCCGGTGGCCGACCTTGCCGAGGATCTCCACGTCGGTCCAGCCCGTCTTGGACTCGATGAGCCCCTTCTCGTACTCGTTGGAGAAGAGATAGGTGGCGCCGTCGAGGAGCGTACGGATGTCGTCGCCGCTCATCCGCGCGATCTGCTGCGAGAAGTCCGCGGCGAACGGGATGGAGCGGGTCTTGCACTCCTCGGTGTGGCGGAGCATCGCCTCGGGGTCGTCCGCGCCGATCAGGACGAGGTCGAGGCCGCCGACCCGCTCGGCGACGGACTGGAGCTCGATCTGGCGGGCCTCGCTCATCGCTCCGGTGTAGAAGGAGCCGATCTGGTTGTGGTCGGAGTCCGTCGTGCAGACGAAGCGCGCGGTGTGCAGGACCTCCGAGATACGGACGGAATCCGTGTCCACGCCGTGCCGGTCGAGCCAGGCGCGGTACTCCTCGAAGTCGGAGCCGGCGGCCCCGACCAGGATCGGCCCGGTGCCGAGCTGGCCCATGCCGAAGCAGATGTTCGCGCCGACACCGCCCCTGCGCACATCGAGGTTGTCGACCAGGAAGGAGAGGGAGACCGTGTGCAACTGGTCCGCGACCAGCTGGTCGGCGAAGCGGCCGGGGAAGGTCATGAGGTGGTCGGTGGCGATGGAGCCGGTGACTGCGATTCGCACGGCGAGGACGCTCCTGTGGCGGGGTGGCGTTGACAGTTCACGCTACCGGGTCGAGGTACGGGCGCTGAAGTGCGGAAACTACCCGATAGTAGCTCTTTTTTCGTGGAC
The Streptomyces lunaelactis genome window above contains:
- a CDS encoding carbohydrate kinase family protein; the encoded protein is MRIAVTGSIATDHLMTFPGRFADQLVADQLHTVSLSFLVDNLDVRRGGVGANICFGMGQLGTGPILVGAAGSDFEEYRAWLDRHGVDTDSVRISEVLHTARFVCTTDSDHNQIGSFYTGAMSEARQIELQSVAERVGGLDLVLIGADDPEAMLRHTEECKTRSIPFAADFSQQIARMSGDDIRTLLDGATYLFSNEYEKGLIESKTGWTDVEILGKVGHRVTTLGSRGVRIEGVGMNPIEVGCAEEEAKVDPTGVGDAFRAGFLSGLSWGVSLERAAQVGCMLATLVIETVGTQEYTLRRAHFMDRFTKAYGHEAASEVRAHLK
- a CDS encoding cysteine desulfurase/sulfurtransferase TusA family protein, with product MPYFDVASSAPLHPVARQALQASLDEGWADPARLYREGRRARLLLDAAREAAAEAVGCRPDELVFTPSGTRAVHLGISGAAAGRRRVGRHLVVSAVEHSSVLHAAAALGAADGGAAESGAVGPARAAQGGVTEVPVDRAGAVSPAAYASALREDTALACLQSANHEVGTEQPVALVAEACRAAGVPLLVDAAQSLGWGPVEADWSLLTASAHKWGGPAGVGLLAVRKGVRFAPQGPVDERESGRTAGFENIPAIVAAAASLRAVRAEAADEAVRLRALVDHIRARVPELVPDVEVVGDPVRRLPHLVTFSCLYVDGETLLHELDRAGFSVSSGSSCTSSTLTPSHVLRAMGVLSEGNVRVSLPLGTPDDEVERFLEVLPGVVSAVRERLGAPVSVTAAGQGASLVVDALGKRCPIPVIELAKVIGDVPVGGTVTVLSDDEAARLDIPAWCEMRGQEYVGEERAERGVAYVVRRLA